Genomic DNA from Streptomyces sp. GS7:
ACGAGCGCCAACCGCCCCGGCGGCCAGGCAGGCTTGCCCCAGGCCGGGAACAGATCCGCGAACTCCTCGTCACCGAACAGCGGAGCCAACTCGTCCCGGACCCGGATCGCCAGGCTCCCCTTCGGGAACGCGGCCCGCGCCACCCGCACCGTCTCCACCGGTACCTCCCCCGGCTCCACCGGCTGCACAGACATCGACACCCGCCCGATACGACAACGTCGGCTCCCAAGACCACAACCGCGTCTTGGGAGCCGACGTCACGCGAGCCCCCGGATTAACCGACAGCGTCCGGAGACTCCGTGACCGGGGCCCCAGGATCAGCTACCGCGGAAGGTGCCGACCGCCGCTAGTTCCGGTACCGGAACACGATCCGGCCGCGCGTCAGGTCGTACGGCGGGAGCTCCACCAGTACCCGGTCTTCCAGGTAGATCTTGATGTAGTGCTTGCGGATCTTCCCGCTGATGTGCGCGAGCACCTGGTGGCCGTTCTCAAGCTCCACGGTGAACATGGCGCTGCGCAGGCACTCGACGACCTTGCCCTCGACTTCGATGACGTTCTTGTTCTTCGTCATCGCACCAGCTCCAGGTTGCTGCTCGCCGGCCCGGACCGCGACCAGCCCGATACGCGGCCGGTTCACCGTCACCACCCGGATCAGCCCCAGGTAGCGGTCCGGCGCCGCGGCCACCGCGTACTTCGACGGGTCGACGATGGTGTCGCCTTCGGGGCGGGGAATCACCTCCGCGGGCATCGACTGCCACCCGACGGTCGCCTCGACTTCGTCACGGATCGCGCGGTCCACCGCCCTTAGCAGACTCTCGTCCGCCTGACCGGCGGGCACGATCGTCACGCCGGAAGGCGGCAGGACTGCTTCGAGCCCTGTGCCCCGCGGGTCGGTCGGCACGACGTACTCCCACTCGCGGCGCCGGATCGTGAACCCGGCTCGCCGCCAGCCGGCCGTCAGCTCGACGTCGGCTTCGTCGACCACCGTGTACAGCGGCGCCGGCAGTTCCGCCAGCATCGCCTCGGCGAGCCGGTCGAAGGTGGCGTCGTGCCAGGCGTCGATACTGACGAACAAGCGTCCGTCGGGCCGGTGCTCCGCATGCCCGCGGCCGATCACCAGGTCGTCGTCCAGTGCATGCCATTGCCTGTCCGCGATACGCGCGATCATCACCGCGTTCTCGCTCAGGCCGGATGCGAAAGGCTTCGTGTTCATCGGAGTCTCCTTCCAGGAGTGCCTCGATCTCAGGCGCTCCTGGCGACACCGAACGTCAGCCGCCGGACCGTGACGGGTTGAGGGAGCACCCACGGGTAACTGTGTTCACGGGGCTCACCTCCATACGACGACTTCACGGTCCACCCTGAAAGTAGCAGCGGGGTGCCGCCTCGCTCAAACCCTTTTCCATGAGCACGAAACGCACTCATGATCCGGTGTTCTCTCCGGAAGCCGGATCGAACTTCCTCGGCCCGACCCACCATGAGGAAGCCGAACTCCCTTCCCTTGCCGAGAAGTTCATGCCGCGACCGACAGCCCCCACGCCTACTGAGTAACAACTTTCTCTACGGGTTCAAGGCGGCTCGCATGCGCTCGCCGCACTCGCGGCCCGGCTCTCCGCCAGGCCGGACGCTCCCACCTTCGTCCCACTCGGCCCGCGCGAGCGCAGCTGCAGCTTGATGTCGAAGGGGTAGGTCGTGGCTGGGGCGAGCGGCGCTCGGTGCCCGCCCCGGGTGCGGAAGGTCCGCTTACCTGGTCCCACCCGTGGGCAGTCGGTCTGCTGGGACCCGGAAGCGTTCGCGGAACTCCTGGCTGCCTGGTTCTGTCAGGGCCAGGGCTCGGGCCCGTGCCGATCCTGGTGACCCAGCCTGCTTCCAGGGTGCGGGAGCAGATCGCGGCTCCCACGGCACCGCCCAGATGGGGGCGGCGTTCGGTCCAGTCCATGCATGAGCGCACCAGCGGGCGGCGCGAAGCGGGTGGGGAGCTTGATGCCCTTCTCGGCCGTCCAGGCCGTCCCTGCCAGGGTGGGCTGTGGCTCCGGGTCCCAGGTGATCAGGCCGTTGTCGACCATCGCGTCCGTGATGGCCAGGCCGAGGGCTCCCGCGAGGTGATCGCGGCACAGCCGTGCGCGAGCCAGTGCCTTGGCCCGGCCCGTCGCGCCCAGTGAAGTGGCCGGGCAGCGCGGCGTGGGGCGACTTCGGCCAGGCTCTCGATCAGGGCCATCACCTTGGGGTCAGCCAGTCGCAGGTCCCGGTGGCGGCCGTGCCGCTCCTCTGCCAGGAGCCCGCCGCCACCAGCGCGTTCAGGTGCTCGGTGGCGGTCGAGGGTGCCACACCGGCGTGCCGAGCGAGCTCCCGGGCCGTCCAGGCCCGGCCGTCCAGAAGGACGCAACGGGAGCCCCGGCCGCGACCGGTCAGGACCTCACAGACCTGGTTCCTTCTCGCTTCTGGCCTGCGTGGGCGTGGGCAGTGGGGCCGCGAAGCACCGCAACCGGCGAAACCATCGCCAGCCCAACCGGCCCCTGACCACGACCCGATCCAGAGCTGCAGGATGCCGTGGCATGCGGGCCGAAGACCTTGGCGAGGAACTCCGCGTCAGCCAGACACTCCTGGGCCGGTCACCGTCATGCACGATGAGTACCGGCGCAGCGTTGGGGTGACATGGCCGGTTGGGGTGACATGGCCGCCAGCTGGGGGAGGTTCGGGTGGCGGGAGGAAGGACGGCGAATGATCCTGCCGAAAAGTCGCCTTGACCACTGGAGGTCCCTCGTGAAGCACCTGACCGCTGTCGCTACAGCCGTAGCGGCCTCAGTACTGATCATCCTTGGAGCCGGCCCCGCCAACGCCGACGACGGCTACCAGCCCACTGTCGTAGCTGCCCAGGTCGGAACTGTCCCGATCACCGAAGGTCTTCAAAGAGTCTTGAGCGGCTCCTGGCTTCTAGGCGGCTGACCTCCTCCCAATGAGCGGCCAGCGGTCGGAGCTGGTCGGCTCCACATCGAAGCCGACCAGCCGGCCCAGATGCAAGGGGTCACCAGGTCTCCTCGGTTGCCGCACGCCGGGTGTGGCGGGATGACCGGCAGCGTTCGTCGGTCTCTGGCTTGTCGGGGCCCGGCCGGCGGGAGAAGTCAGCACCGGTGCGCACCAGATACTCGGAATCGCCGAGAAAATCCGGCCCCCCGCGGACAACCGTGCCGGTACCACCGGGCAGATTGCGCGCCCAGATCTGGCCACCGTGGTAGACCCGGGTGCCGGGGTCGAGACGGGTCCCTGATCGACGGGATTGTGCGCGAAGGCGCCCGCCGGTGCTCGCAGCCGCACTGGAAGCGGAAGTCAATCTGTACTTACCCGGGTTGGCGGCCGAGACCGACGAAGCATGCCGGCTTCTCGCGGTCCCTCTGGTCCGGGCCGGCGCGAGGTTCGAAGACGGCGTCCTGGCCGAGCGCCCGGAGGTTACCGCTGCCTGATCATGAGGCCGAGGTGCGTGGTCAGCTGCTGCGGCGTCAGCCCAGCACGCCGGTCAGAACGCGGGCGAGTACGGCATCGAACTGGTCGCGGGGATTGCCTTCGGACGGGGAAGCGGCGAGCAAAGCGGTGATGCGGGGGTGGTTTCCTGCGGCGGCAACGTGGCGGAGGTAGGCGGACCGGCGCTGGGCACTGGTGTCCGCCGTAGCCATCTCGTTCTGGACGAACAGCGCGGCCAGGCCGCTGAGGAGGGCGAATGCCTCTAGTTTGCGGGTGGGCTCGGCCGGATGGTCGGCGAGCACCTGGAGCACGTGCTCCAGCAGGTCGATGCCGTGCGGACCGAGGGCCGGACGGCTGACAACCATGGTGGGTAGCCATGGATGACGGCGCATGATGTCCCGGGCCTGGCGGGCCATGGTGAGCAGATCGGACTGCCAGTCGCCGCTGGGGGCGGGCAGGTCGTATTCGCTCGCGGTGCTGTCGGTCATCAGGTCGAGCAGGTCGTCGCGCGTGGCCACGTAGCGGTAGAGCGAGGCGGCGCCGGTGCCCAGGACGGATGCGACACGGCGCATGGAGACGGCCTCCAGTCCCTCGCGGTCGGCCAGTTCCACCGCAGCAGCGGTGATCTCGGCACGGCTGCGTTCAGCCGGGCGCCCGACCGGCGCTTGCTCAGGCCGCATCCAGATCAACGGTTCCTGCTGTCCTGCCACCGCCACCTCCAGTGTTGCCGCCAGCCTACCTATCGCATACGTTGTTCGCGAACGATGTTCGCAAACCAGGAAGGGTGTGGTGATGACGCGCTTCGCGTACAACGGCGAGATCCAGATCGCCTTCGAAGACCTGGGCGGCGCGGGCGGCGACCCGATGCTGCTGATCATGGGATTGGGGACCACACGGTTCTGGTGGCCGGACGGCCTGGTGGCCGAATTGGTCGGCCGCGGCTTCCATGTCGTGGCTTACGACCAGCGCGACGCAGGCGAGTCCACCCACCTGCCGGACCAGCGCATCGGCCCGCCGGTCAAGGCCCTGCTGCAGCGCAAAGCGCCGGCCTACCGTGTCGAGGACTTCACCGACGACGCGGTCGCCGTCCTCGACGCCCTCGGCTGGGAGGGCGCCCACCTCTTCGGCCACTCGATGGGTGGACTCATCGCCCAGCGCATCGCGATCCGTCACCCGCAGCGCGCGCTGAGCCTGGCCACCTCCTCGGCCGTCCCCAGCGACGCGAAAGGCCTGCACGTCCTGCGCCACCTGCGCCTGGCACCCCTACTCCGTTTCGCCCGGCTTCACTCCCCCGAGACCCCTCAGGGCAATCTGGAGCTGGCATTGGCCGTCGTCCGCATCCTGGCCGCACCCGGCCAGCACATCGACGAGCACGATGTGCGCGAATTCGTGGACAAGGAGGCAGCGCACCAGGTCGCCAGCTTCCGCGACCAGAAGGCGCAAAGCCGCCAGATCGGGGCGAAGTGGCACGGCGGGTCACTCGCCGCGATCACCGCGCCGACCCTGGCGCTGCACGGCGAGCAAGATCCACTGCTACGCGTGTCGGCCGCACGCGACATCGCCGCCGCCATCCCCGGCGCACGCCTGTGCCCTGTGCCCGGCGTCGGCCACTTCCTCGCCCGCGGCGTCTGGGCCACCTACGCCGACGAACTGCGCGCGCTCGCAGACCAGGCCCACGAGCAACCGCAGACCGACGGGGTCACGCACAGGTAACCGGCGGCCGCCTCCCAGTGCCCTACTTCACGGACCACTGGAACCGAACTGCCACATCGGGCAGCTTCGAGCACACACGCCCACATCTCTTGACAATTGCTCTCCACGCACCGGATCGGCCCGCCTCAACGGCTCGATCCGGCGCCACATCTCATCAGCGATCACTCATCGGACGGACGCAGCCGATCGACGGACCAGCCGTCTGGAGAGACACACGCGACGCCTTCGCCTTGCGCGATGAGCCGTCTCAGTGGCCGACAGGCGCCTTTAGACGTGCAGCTCGGGAGGGTGGAAAGCCCGTCCAACGCAGCTCGACAGGCAGATGCCGCATGTCGATGGCGATGAGGACGGAGGCGGATCGACCGGGCGCGTAGCGGATGACCGTGAGTGCCGCGTTGCAGTGGTTGAGGCCGAGCCAACGCCGCATCGGCGCCTGCATGGCGTCTCGGACGAGCGAGGCGACAAGGAAGTTGTGGGTGACGACCAGTTCGTGCCGGTCCTCATCGCCGTCCACCGGCCCGGTGAACAGATCCAGCGCCTGGCGGGCCGGCGCGGGTCCGCGCTTCAGCTCCTCGTCGGTGGCACCAGCAAGGTAGCGCGGGTAGAAGTCTGCCGATTCGGCCGGAAGTTCGCCCTCGTCCGGCACGTAGGGCACGTGGCCACCGGCGACTTCAGAGACGCGCAGAGGAGCGTTCTTCAGTTGCTCGCCGATCAGGCGTGCGGTCTCCTCTGCCCGCGGCAGCGGACCGTGGTGAACAGTCGTAAGAGGAATGTTCCGGAGGCGTTGGCCGAGCAGTGCCGCTTGCCGCCTGCCGGCCTCTGCCAGTCCACTCTCGCCAGGCGGTGCCTCGCCGTGCCGAACGAGAGAGGTAACGCGTGACCGCGCTGGTCATCTCAGGCTTCTCTGCACCGGCGGCATTCGGAGGCCGAGGCGGGCGTAGCCCCACCGGGTTCCCTCGTACGACGCGCCTGCCTGACTGGCAGGCTGCCGGTGAAGACGCACCGGGCGGGGGCGTCTGCGGCGGCAAGGCGATCGGTCTCGCCGCGGGCGACTGCGCGCTCCGGGAAAGCGGCGACGCGCTCGTGGGCGGGACCGGGGCCGTTTGGGGAGTGGTTGGCAGAGAGCGGGGCGCGTCGCCGAGTCCAGTGCCTCCAGCGGTTCATCAGGCATTCGCCATGACATGTCCGGACTGCGGTGCCCGTCACCAAGGAATCTACACACAAGGGTCACGAGGGTGCCACATGACCTACGCGTAGGGGCCGAGGTGTGCCGCTAGCGTTGCTCGCCGCCCGGTTCCACGTGCGAATTTTGGTCAGGTCGTCGGCGCCCCTGGCGGCGCAGTCAGCACAGAAAGATCCCAGATGGACTACTGCTCGTCGTGCAGTCGGATTCTCAACGGTGCACTGGTGTGCCCCGGGTGCGGCGCTTACGCCCCGGACATAGCCCCACCTGCCCACGGCCGACACGCAGCGGCGGCCGCCCCCGCGGCGTGGGACCCATGGCATCCAGCCGGCTCCGCGGCTCCTGGCCCCGACCAGGAAGCGGAGCCACACGACTTCGATGCCGCGCCCCCTGCCGACGTCACGGCCTCAACCGGGCAGGGACGAGCGGCCCGGCGCCGTCAGCTCGCACGGTGGAAGAAGCACCGGCGCCGGGCTGCCGCTGCGACCGCCGTTGCCCTGGTCGGCGGCGGACTGACCGTCTCTCTGCTGCAGAACAAGCCATCCGCCAGCCACACCCAGGCGGCCACGACGCCGGAGCCGGAGCGCGGGTCCGCTCCCGGAACCACGACTCTCGCCGCCGCACCGGGGGCGGATCCGGGCAACCAGGCCGCACAGCACCACGGCACCCGCCTGCCTGCGACGGCCGGCCGCGATCAGAACACCCCTGCAACGCCTCCCTCTGCCATGACGTTCCGGCATCCGGATTCCGCAGCCATGGCCCACCCGGCCGCGGCGCCCCGCACGATGTCGCACACCGCGCCCGCGTCAGCCGAGCGACCGCACGTCGACCATGCCGCCGCGGCAGCACCGGCACCCACCGCACCCGCGGCCACCACACCCTCCGGCACGGGCAGCACCTCTCCGACGCGCCCCGCACCGACCGCTTCCACACCGCCGACGGCCCAGCCGACGGCCCCGACGAACGTGTGCCTGCTGGGACTCGTCTGCGTCGGCTCCTGACCGACACCGCGGAACCGGGAACGGGGACCGGGGCACTCCTCCGCGACTGAAGCGGCGCGGCCTCGCCGCAGACATCGGCGAGGCCGGCACAAAGGACGACGGGCGGTAGCGGCCGCTGTCAGCAGGGATGCGTAGTGGTCGTGGCCTCAACCTGTCGTCCCAGGAGCCAGCCGCAGTCGCGGGCCAGGAGCTGCACGTGCACGAGCGCCGCGAACGGCTCGTGGGACAGGGGCTGTTCGACCTGCCGGGTGATGCTGTCCAGGCGGGCGCTGCGCTGGTACCAGGCGATGTCCCCGCGCCACGGCGAGTCCGCGTCGCTCCGGGTTGGTGGGATCGGATCGAAGGTTGGTTTCTTGGGCGGCTCCACGGGTGGTCTCATCGTGGGGTTCATGGTGGTTCCGAGGCTCGGACCGAGGATGGGACGTCATCGAGGACGCAGTGCCCCGTCACCGCAGGCCAGACCCTGTGGGCGTGCCTTCTGCCCGTGCCGACATCTCTTCCTGCGCGATAGGCGGAGGATGAGTCCTGTGCCGTGGCGCGAGGCGAACTGCTCGACGGCAGACGGTGCCCCTCCCCAGCCCGCTTGGGCTGTTCGTCTCCGGCGGCCGACGCCGCACACGGTCACCGAGGGCCTCGTAGCGAAAGGTTCTGCATCTGCCGGAGTTCGTAAAGTCGTTGCCGCAGGCGCCGGGGTTTCGGGGGCAAGTACGCCGAACCACCGGAGTATGCGGTGCAGTGACTTCTGCCAGTGGGTCTGGCGGCGCTGGTGTCGGTGCGGTGGCGGCGGCGTCATGCTGATGCTGGGCGGTGTCGGACTGGGTTTCCGGTTGTCGCGGCGGGCGCGGGCTGCGGAGGGATACGCCCGCCGGGACAACCAGAACCCACACCCACGCCACCGGCCGACAACAGGAGCCAGCAGCCACCCCGCCAGCGATCAGGGCCACCACGCCCAGCACGCCAGCCGCCGCAGGGAACGCCCACTGCACCCTGAACAGAACAACCGGCTGCCTGGCAGTACAGGGAGCCGGTGCGATCCGTGTTGACGACTACTGCGTCATGACTTCGCGTGCGTTCTTGGCGGCTCTCGCCGAACAACTCGTCACTCTCGCGGACGGGGCCGCCAGCCGCGCCATGGTGCTGAGTGATGCGGACTACGGACGACACGCGCGGGCAGCAGCAGAGGTCCTCCTGGAAAACGCCCTGCCAGGCACGAGCTGACGAGGACGACGTCCGCAGCGGAAAGCATCCGCCGCCGACGCAGCTCGCACTCGCACACCGCCTCCGGCGGCTCCCTGACCCGGAGGAGAAGTTACTCGGCCCGATGCCCCAGCGAACGATCCGAACGAGACGGCCTAGGGCGTTTCTGATGGCTCTTGCTGGGGTGGGTGGATCAGTGCTCCGGCTGGGCAGGTGCGTTCTATGGTGCGGCGACATGAGCTGACGGACGCGCAGTGGCAGAAGATCGAGGCTTTACTGCCTGCCAATGGCAGGCCCGGCGGGCAGTGGGCCGATCACCGCAGGGTGATCAACGGGGTGCTGTTTCGGGCCCGTACCGGTGTTCCCTGGCCGGACCTGCCCGAACGGTACGGCCCCTGGCAGACCGTTTACGAGCGGCACCGTCGCTGGTCAGCGGACGGAACCTGGCAGCAGATCCTGACCGAGTTACAGATCGAGGCCGATGCCACCGATCCCGACGGGGCCCTGGCCAAGGACGTCGAGAAGGAAAGTGTGCGGCGCCGGCGGGAATGGGCGGTGAACATCGACTCCACGTCCTGCCGGGCCCACCAGCACGCAGCCGGTGCCCGCCACAGGCCGCCGCGGGACTTTCCGCAAAAGGGGGCGGTTCGCGTGTGGAAGGCGATGGGCGTGAGGCGTTGGGACGCTCACGAGGCGGGCTGACCAGCAAAGTCCATCTGCTGGCCGACGACCGGGCCCGCCCGCTGACTTGGCGGACCTCTCCAGGCCAGCGGGGCGACAGCCCTATGTTCATCCCTGTGCTGGAGGGGCTGCGGATCCGGCGGCGCGGACCGGGCCGACCCCGCAGTCGACCGGATCGCGTCCGCGGTGACAAGGCGTACTCCAGCTACGACAACCGTGCTTATCTGCGACGGCGGGGGATCAAGGCGACCATCGCCCAGCCCGATGACCAGCGGGCCAAGCGCCGGCGGAAGGGCCGGGCCGGCGGACGTCCTCCGGCCTTCGACAAGGCCCAGTACCGCCGCCGCAGTGCCGTCGAACGGTGCGTCAGCAAGTGGAAGCAGTACCGCGCAGTGGCCAGCAGGTACGACAAGCGTGACTACATCTTCAACGGCACCCTGGCCGTTGCAGCGATCGTCATCTGGCTCCGCGACACCGTCCAAGAGCCATCAGAAACGCCCTAGTGTCCTGTGCGTTCCGGCCCCACTTGCGGGGACCC
This window encodes:
- the infA gene encoding translation initiation factor IF-1, which produces MTKNKNVIEVEGKVVECLRSAMFTVELENGHQVLAHISGKIRKHYIKIYLEDRVLVELPPYDLTRGRIVFRYRN
- a CDS encoding IS5 family transposase (programmed frameshift); amino-acid sequence: MVRRHELTDAQWQKIEALLPANGRPGGQWADHRRVINGVLFRARTGVPWPDLPERYGPWQTVYERHRRWSADGTWQQILTELQIEADATDPDGALAKDVEKESVRRRREWAVNIDSTSCRAHQHAAGARPQAAAGLSAKGGGSRVEGDGREALGRSRGGLTSKVHLLADDRARPLTWRTSPGQRGDSPMFIPVLEGLRIRRRGPGRPRSRPDRVRGDKAYSSYDNRAYLRRRGIKATIAQPDDQRAKRRRKGRAGGRPPAFDKAQYRRRSAVERCVSKWKQYRAVASRYDKRDYIFNGTLAVAAIVIWLRDTVQEPSETP
- a CDS encoding alpha/beta fold hydrolase, which translates into the protein MTRFAYNGEIQIAFEDLGGAGGDPMLLIMGLGTTRFWWPDGLVAELVGRGFHVVAYDQRDAGESTHLPDQRIGPPVKALLQRKAPAYRVEDFTDDAVAVLDALGWEGAHLFGHSMGGLIAQRIAIRHPQRALSLATSSAVPSDAKGLHVLRHLRLAPLLRFARLHSPETPQGNLELALAVVRILAAPGQHIDEHDVREFVDKEAAHQVASFRDQKAQSRQIGAKWHGGSLAAITAPTLALHGEQDPLLRVSAARDIAAAIPGARLCPVPGVGHFLARGVWATYADELRALADQAHEQPQTDGVTHR
- a CDS encoding SCO2400 family protein, with the protein product MDYCSSCSRILNGALVCPGCGAYAPDIAPPAHGRHAAAAAPAAWDPWHPAGSAAPGPDQEAEPHDFDAAPPADVTASTGQGRAARRRQLARWKKHRRRAAAATAVALVGGGLTVSLLQNKPSASHTQAATTPEPERGSAPGTTTLAAAPGADPGNQAAQHHGTRLPATAGRDQNTPATPPSAMTFRHPDSAAMAHPAAAPRTMSHTAPASAERPHVDHAAAAAPAPTAPAATTPSGTGSTSPTRPAPTASTPPTAQPTAPTNVCLLGLVCVGS
- a CDS encoding DUF6415 family natural product biosynthesis protein, with amino-acid sequence MRPPVEPPKKPTFDPIPPTRSDADSPWRGDIAWYQRSARLDSITRQVEQPLSHEPFAALVHVQLLARDCGWLLGRQVEATTTTHPC
- a CDS encoding TetR/AcrR family transcriptional regulator, with the protein product MRPEQAPVGRPAERSRAEITAAAVELADREGLEAVSMRRVASVLGTGAASLYRYVATRDDLLDLMTDSTASEYDLPAPSGDWQSDLLTMARQARDIMRRHPWLPTMVVSRPALGPHGIDLLEHVLQVLADHPAEPTRKLEAFALLSGLAALFVQNEMATADTSAQRRSAYLRHVAAAGNHPRITALLAASPSEGNPRDQFDAVLARVLTGVLG